From Planctomycetota bacterium, a single genomic window includes:
- a CDS encoding radical SAM protein, producing the protein MRVTLIQPDTGGAYPPLSLGYLAAYVAERGHAARIVDLQEPAQRREWERLLVESRPDLIGLTALTPSIRDAGRLAERAHQLAPQARIILGGFHATMEPEQTLRDHPVIDFLCIGEGEETLAELCALLDAGQPADGLPGLAWRSGDRVEFGPPRERIADLDLLPSPHAFYDLDYYLDAGSFTYQYGYRCASVIASRGCPFRCRFCSVPGKYIQPSPQHVADEIAALLRRGADGVFFRDSTFTIRREWVLAFCEAVQRRRLRFHWIANARPDRVDDELLAAMKRAGCFALCYGAESGRDHVLEYYGKDHTVADTRRAVAATKRAGIRVIAYFMLGAPIETRADIEASHALARELGAERTIWKIFAPLPGCAIYNELKARGVPLDFEAIRTDRASYPLADMTEAELEARFRELQREFAYARDNRLRVFWRQLRRVRSPRDAWRLTRRVTGRVRRALFPAENECVGEGRDG; encoded by the coding sequence ATGCGCGTGACGCTCATCCAACCCGACACCGGCGGCGCCTATCCGCCGCTGAGCCTCGGCTACCTGGCCGCCTACGTGGCCGAGCGCGGCCACGCCGCGCGCATCGTGGACCTCCAGGAGCCGGCCCAGCGGCGGGAATGGGAGCGCCTGCTCGTCGAATCCCGGCCCGACCTCATTGGCCTCACGGCCCTCACGCCGAGCATCCGCGACGCAGGCCGCCTGGCCGAGCGGGCGCACCAGCTCGCCCCCCAGGCCCGCATCATCCTCGGCGGTTTCCACGCTACGATGGAGCCCGAGCAGACGCTCCGCGACCACCCGGTCATTGACTTCCTGTGCATCGGCGAGGGCGAGGAGACCCTCGCGGAGCTCTGCGCGCTCCTCGACGCCGGCCAGCCGGCCGATGGCCTGCCGGGACTCGCCTGGCGCTCGGGCGACCGCGTCGAGTTCGGCCCGCCCCGCGAGCGCATCGCCGACCTCGATCTCCTGCCCAGCCCGCACGCCTTCTACGACCTGGACTACTATTTGGATGCGGGCAGCTTCACCTACCAGTACGGCTACCGCTGCGCATCGGTGATCGCCTCGCGCGGCTGCCCGTTCCGCTGCCGGTTCTGCTCGGTGCCCGGCAAGTACATACAACCCTCGCCCCAGCACGTCGCCGACGAGATTGCGGCGCTTCTGCGGCGCGGGGCCGACGGAGTGTTCTTCCGCGACAGCACGTTCACCATCCGTCGCGAGTGGGTGCTGGCCTTCTGCGAGGCCGTGCAGCGCCGGCGGCTGCGCTTCCACTGGATCGCCAACGCCCGGCCCGACCGGGTGGACGACGAGTTGCTCGCCGCCATGAAGCGGGCAGGCTGCTTCGCGCTCTGCTACGGCGCCGAGTCGGGCCGCGACCACGTGCTCGAGTACTACGGCAAGGACCACACCGTTGCCGACACGCGCCGCGCCGTAGCGGCCACGAAGCGCGCAGGCATTCGCGTCATCGCGTACTTCATGCTCGGCGCGCCCATCGAGACGCGGGCCGACATCGAGGCGAGCCACGCGCTGGCCCGCGAGCTGGGCGCCGAGCGCACGATCTGGAAGATTTTCGCGCCGCTTCCGGGCTGCGCGATCTACAATGAACTCAAGGCCAGGGGCGTGCCGCTCGACTTCGAGGCGATCCGCACCGACCGGGCCTCGTACCCGCTGGCCGACATGACGGAGGCCGAACTCGAGGCGCGCTTCCGCGAACTCCAGCGCGAGTTCGCCTACGCGCGCGACAACCGCCTGCGGGTCTTCTGGCGCCAGCTCCGGCGCGTGCGCTCGCCCCGCGACGCCTGGCGGCTCACCCGCCGCGTCACGGGCCGCGTGCGACGGGCGCTGTTCCCGGCCGAGAACGAGTGCGTGGGGGAGGGGAGGGATGGGTGA